In the Helianthus annuus cultivar XRQ/B chromosome 11, HanXRQr2.0-SUNRISE, whole genome shotgun sequence genome, one interval contains:
- the LOC110905458 gene encoding uncharacterized protein LOC110905458, whose product MALARIKNRLTTSSVPAPPPSPVPTSARSNRSDQFSSYMDKMKNMPDLSLPDYVNRSMIADVEYRLIKTRDRNSVNEMMRSVKKYGVFRISGHGISTEELKQAFSEAEFCFGLLADRWSRDGDREEFQWSRSALVAAERRRDVAREEKFRKFSQKMDNLASKLEAIADDAAKIVGSYGSRKSRQKIKENETRMTLFKHNNSALQPHTPRSSQTPRGDSKKDSSVFALSLHIPTEPGDFCLISEEGPLSFRTGPDTIVFTLGEQLQEWSCGEYKGASGEINIEPEIQEDHEPGAYSVELKCSPAILNQAVDRINTISLTDQIFGVLALLMIISIIAYFFF is encoded by the exons ATGGCCCTTGCCCGGATCAAGAACCGCCTAACGACATCGTCGGTGCCCGCACCGCCACCCTCTCCGGTGCCAACCTCTGCCAGAAGCAACCGGAGTGACCAATTCAGCAGTTATATGGACAAGATGAAGAACATGCCCGATCTCAGTCTCCCAGATTATGTCAACCGATCCATGATTGCGGATGTCGAATATCGGTTGATTAAAACCAGGGACCGTAATTCGGTTAACGAGATGATGAGATCTGTCAAGAAGTATGGAGTTTTCAGGATTAGTGGTCATGGGATATCAACCGAGGAATTGAAGCAAGCTTTTTCTGAGGCTGAGTTTTGCTTTGGTTTGTTGGCGGACCGGTGGAGCCGGGATGGAGATCGGGAGGAGTTTCAATGGTCGCGATCTGCCCTTGTGGCCGCGGAGCGTAGGCGAGATGTGGCCCGAGAGGAGAAGTTCCGCAAGTTCAG CCAAAAAATGGACAATCTTGCAAGTAAACTTGAAGCAATCGCAGATGATGCTGCTAAGATCGTAGGAAGCTATGGAAGCCGGAAATCTCGACAGAAGATCAAGGAAAACGAAACTCGAATGACATTGTTCAAGCACAATAACTCAGCTCTCCAACCGCACACCCCACGCTCTTCCCAAACACCACGTGGTGACAGCAAAAAAGATTCGTCCGTGTTCGCTCTAAGCCTCCATATCCCAACTGAACCAGGCGATTTCTGCCTCATATCCGAAGAAGGCCCATTGTCATTCAGAACCGGCCCTGACACCATTGTGTTCACCCTTGGAGAACAACTACAG GAATGGAGCTGTGGAGAGTATAAAGGTGCAAGTGGTGAGATTAACATAGAACCAGAAATACAAGAAGATCATGAGCCAGGAGCATACTCAGTGGAGCTCAAATGTTCACCTGCCATTTTGAATCAAGCTGTTGATAGAATCAACACCATTTCCCTAACTGATCAGATCTTTGGTGTACTTGCTCTTCTTATGATAATCTCCATAATTGCCTATTTCTTTTTTTAG